From Elusimicrobiota bacterium, the proteins below share one genomic window:
- a CDS encoding T9SS type A sorting domain-containing protein: MRSNSFRILISEQATVGNSVAKTGGGYSLLGSTGQMGAETPLSGGRYTVSWGAVNSWRPAQADVSAAHVYPNPCNIRNNCTSVTFTRLTLRAEVDIYTLSGELVKRLKKSDNTDSVVWRELKNDNGSTVASGLYLYLVKGEGSSKSGKLVLIR, translated from the coding sequence ATGAGGTCAAACTCTTTCCGCATCCTGATAAGCGAGCAGGCGACGGTGGGCAATAGCGTCGCTAAAACAGGGGGAGGCTATTCTCTTTTAGGGAGCACAGGCCAGATGGGCGCCGAAACCCCGCTTTCCGGCGGGCGCTATACCGTAAGCTGGGGGGCGGTAAACTCCTGGAGGCCTGCGCAGGCGGATGTGTCTGCCGCGCATGTTTATCCCAACCCCTGCAACATCAGGAATAACTGCACTTCAGTCACTTTCACACGTCTCACGCTCAGGGCCGAAGTTGATATTTATACCCTCTCTGGCGAGTTAGTGAAACGCCTGAAAAAGAGTGATAATACAGACAGCGTTGTCTGGCGGGAACTTAAAAACGATAACGGTTCCACCGTGGCAAGCGGGCTTTATCTTTACCTTGTAAAAGGGGAAGGTTCGTCAAAGAGCGGAAAACTGGTTCTGATAAGGTAG